The following proteins are co-located in the Marinitoga litoralis genome:
- a CDS encoding glycosyltransferase, with protein sequence MDKPIIFLFTSKFPYDKGEEFLENEVPILSKYFNVIIVPRVIKGNMRVIPNDVKVDTFFSKYQNYNKIFLYGITKIHGVLKEFIDIKKLVSYKSLSYFGWEKVFQKWFKQYTNLKSPVIFYSYWFSSFAYALTGLKKHVNNRNIVISRAHGSDLYEFIHKNNYLPLRKEILKNIDRVFCVSENGKGYLSEKYSQYRNKIEVSRLGVMPQEKINIGSKDEIFRIITCSYLKPVKRIHLIIEALYHLSKKIKRKIIWNHIGNGPLEEDLKKQARKLDNTNIDYYFMGYLENNKVKEYYNENPVDLFLNVSESEGLPVSIMEALSFGIPVIATDVGGTGELIDDKVGKLIPSNITSEELADYIYKFINLPQNEIEEKRKNALKRWDEKVNAEKNYKDFSKRILKLLEEKNNERK encoded by the coding sequence ATGGACAAACCTATAATATTTTTATTCACTTCAAAATTCCCTTATGATAAAGGTGAAGAATTTTTAGAAAATGAAGTTCCCATACTTTCAAAATACTTTAATGTCATTATTGTACCTCGTGTTATTAAAGGTAATATGAGAGTAATCCCGAATGATGTGAAAGTCGACACTTTTTTTTCTAAATATCAAAATTATAATAAAATATTTTTATATGGAATTACAAAAATTCATGGTGTTCTAAAAGAATTTATTGATATTAAAAAATTAGTTTCATATAAATCATTATCTTATTTTGGATGGGAAAAAGTATTCCAAAAATGGTTTAAACAATATACGAATTTAAAATCGCCAGTTATTTTTTATTCGTACTGGTTTTCATCTTTTGCATATGCTCTGACAGGTTTGAAAAAACATGTAAATAATAGGAATATAGTAATCTCGCGAGCTCATGGCAGTGATTTATATGAATTTATACACAAAAATAATTATCTTCCATTAAGAAAAGAAATATTAAAAAATATTGATAGGGTTTTTTGTGTTTCTGAAAATGGGAAAGGCTATTTATCTGAAAAATATTCTCAATACAGAAATAAAATTGAAGTATCAAGATTAGGAGTTATGCCTCAAGAGAAAATAAATATTGGAAGTAAAGATGAAATATTCAGGATAATTACATGTTCATATTTGAAACCTGTAAAGAGAATACACTTGATTATAGAAGCTTTATATCATTTATCAAAAAAAATTAAAAGGAAAATTATATGGAATCACATTGGTAATGGTCCTTTAGAAGAAGATTTAAAAAAACAGGCCAGAAAGCTTGATAATACAAATATTGATTACTATTTCATGGGATATCTTGAAAATAATAAAGTGAAAGAATATTATAATGAAAATCCTGTAGATTTATTTTTAAATGTTAGTGAATCTGAAGGATTACCTGTTTCAATAATGGAAGCATTAAGTTTTGGAATACCGGTTATAGCTACTGATGTTGGTGGAACTGGTGAATTAATAGACGATAAAGTTGGAAAATTAATTCCATCGAATATAACATCTGAAGAATTGGCTGATTATATATATAAATTTATAAATTTACCTCAAAACGAAATAGAAGAAAAAAGAAAAAATGCATTAAAAAGATGGGATGAAAAAGTAAATGCTGAAAAAAATTATAAAGATTTCTCAAAAAGAATTTTAAAACTTTTAGAGGAGAAAAATAATGAACGAAAGTAA
- the wecB gene encoding non-hydrolyzing UDP-N-acetylglucosamine 2-epimerase has translation MKIISLIGARPQFIKEAVLHKEFEKNGINEILVHSGQHYDKNMSDIFFQTLNIKDPDYYLNVGSGNHGEMTGKIMMEFEKIVLKEKPDIILVYGDTNTTLAGALIASKLKIPVAHVEAGIRQEPKDMPEEINRVLTDRISNYLFCPSQLAVENLKKENITEGVYFVGDIMYDLYKIMEKQFKYEIFEKLKLKENKYILMTMHRDFNVDKKEKLEKILKQIEKISKEKTIVFPIHPRTQKRVKEFKLEKYLEKVIMLEPIDYLNLMGLTKKSWKIITDSGGLQKEAYFAKKQAIVIMPDTGWRELIELKWNSLANEKNLYEKVFEENKVKYPENVYGNGNSGERIIKFFKSKLK, from the coding sequence ATGAAAATAATATCATTAATAGGAGCAAGACCGCAGTTTATAAAAGAAGCGGTATTACACAAAGAATTTGAAAAAAATGGAATTAATGAAATACTCGTTCATTCAGGACAACATTATGATAAAAATATGTCTGATATATTTTTTCAAACATTGAATATAAAAGATCCAGATTATTATTTAAATGTTGGATCTGGAAATCATGGAGAAATGACAGGAAAAATAATGATGGAATTTGAAAAAATAGTATTAAAAGAAAAACCAGATATAATATTAGTATATGGAGATACAAATACCACATTAGCAGGAGCATTAATAGCAAGTAAATTAAAAATACCAGTAGCCCATGTAGAAGCTGGAATAAGACAGGAACCCAAAGATATGCCCGAAGAAATAAATAGAGTATTAACAGATAGAATATCAAATTATTTATTTTGTCCAAGTCAATTAGCAGTAGAAAATTTAAAAAAAGAAAATATAACAGAAGGTGTATACTTTGTAGGAGATATAATGTATGACCTATATAAAATAATGGAAAAACAATTCAAATATGAAATATTTGAAAAATTAAAACTAAAAGAAAATAAATATATATTAATGACGATGCATAGAGATTTTAATGTAGATAAAAAAGAAAAACTGGAAAAAATACTAAAACAAATAGAAAAAATATCAAAAGAAAAAACAATAGTATTTCCAATACATCCTAGAACACAAAAAAGAGTAAAAGAATTTAAACTGGAAAAATACTTAGAAAAGGTAATAATGTTAGAACCAATAGATTACTTAAACCTGATGGGATTAACAAAAAAATCATGGAAAATAATAACAGATAGTGGAGGACTACAAAAAGAAGCATATTTTGCAAAAAAACAGGCCATAGTAATAATGCCTGATACCGGCTGGAGAGAATTAATAGAATTAAAATGGAATAGTTTAGCAAATGAAAAAAATTTATATGAAAAAGTATTTGAAGAAAATAAAGTAAAATACCCGGAAAATGTATATGGTAATGGAAATAGTGGAGAAAGAATTATTAAATTTTTTAAATCAAAATTAAAATAA